The Nitrospira sp. genome window below encodes:
- a CDS encoding response regulator transcription factor — protein sequence MARSRGNTALQIDRHPKVELSITPRQREILKMVALGHTNREIAETLDISIRTVEVHRFNLMRRLNVRNVAQLLRQALQQGLLPRNFGLK from the coding sequence ATGGCAAGAAGTCGAGGCAATACCGCACTGCAAATAGACCGGCACCCGAAAGTCGAGCTGTCGATTACCCCGCGGCAACGGGAAATTCTCAAAATGGTCGCGCTGGGTCATACCAATCGGGAGATCGCCGAGACGCTCGACATCAGCATCCGCACCGTCGAGGTGCACCGCTTCAACCTGATGCGGCGATTGAACGTACGGAACGTGGCGCAACTGCTCCGGCAGGCCCTTCAGCAGGGATTGCTGCCCCGCAACTTCGGCCTCAAGTAA
- a CDS encoding dihydroorotate oxidase: MTDLSTTIAGVTFPSCFMNAAGALCVTREELEALGRSRAGAIVTKSMTVEARQGNPEPRYYGFPGGSINSMGLPNLGYRAYADMIPELKRFGKPVIASVAGLCEDDFPTIAAVINAAQPDLIEVNLSCPNIPGKPQIGYDPEASERLLKRVRKVITVPMGVKLPPYFDPAHHEVMGKVIGRCEVDFLNMINSVGNGLVVDPDREEVVIKPKGGFGGLGGTIIKPVALANVRAFYKIFQGKIPIIGTGGVMNGIDAFEHFLCGASAVQVGTVLVEEGLGAFGRLEAELSAQLAKKGYGSIADCRGKVKEL; this comes from the coding sequence ATGACGGATCTTTCTACAACGATTGCGGGGGTCACGTTTCCAAGCTGTTTCATGAATGCGGCCGGGGCGCTCTGTGTGACCCGAGAGGAGCTGGAGGCGCTGGGCCGGTCGCGCGCCGGGGCCATCGTCACCAAGTCGATGACGGTCGAGGCCCGGCAAGGCAATCCGGAGCCGCGGTATTACGGATTTCCCGGCGGCTCGATCAATTCCATGGGGCTCCCCAATCTCGGCTATCGGGCCTATGCGGACATGATCCCCGAGTTGAAGCGGTTCGGCAAGCCGGTGATTGCGAGTGTGGCGGGGCTCTGCGAGGACGACTTTCCGACCATTGCCGCCGTGATCAACGCGGCGCAGCCCGACTTGATCGAAGTCAACCTGTCCTGTCCGAATATTCCCGGCAAGCCCCAGATCGGCTATGACCCGGAGGCCTCCGAGCGCCTGTTGAAGCGGGTGCGCAAGGTCATTACCGTGCCGATGGGCGTGAAGCTTCCGCCTTACTTCGATCCCGCGCATCATGAGGTGATGGGGAAGGTGATTGGCCGGTGCGAGGTCGATTTTCTGAACATGATTAACTCGGTCGGCAACGGCCTCGTGGTCGATCCGGACCGTGAAGAAGTCGTCATCAAGCCAAAAGGCGGCTTTGGCGGCCTCGGGGGGACGATTATCAAGCCGGTGGCGCTGGCGAACGTGCGGGCCTTCTACAAGATTTTTCAAGGGAAGATTCCGATCATCGGCACCGGAGGCGTGATGAATGGCATCGATGCGTTCGAGCATTTCTTGTGCGGGGCGTCGGCGGTGCAGGTCGGCACAGTCCTGGTGGAAGAAGGCCTTGGGGCCTTTGGCCGATTGGAAGCGGAGCTGTCCGCTCAACTGGCGAAGAAGGGCTATGGCTCGATTGCGGACTGCCGGGGAAAAGTGAAGGAGCTGTAG